CACTCTTCCTCACAAGACATTTCATCTTCCATGATAACAACAACACTTGGGAGGGTCACTACTACCACTACTCAGATCCCGTCTGCAAGCACCCAACTTTCAGCATCTTTGCCAGGGGGAGGTACAGCCATGGCGTACACTCCACCCACATCATGGGTGGAACTGAGTTTGTGTTTAAGGGTAAGTATGGGTAACTTTTGTTAGCTAGTTGAACCCAATTCGTAAGTAGCGTTTTAGGGACTGTGAGGCTGGGTGGTGCCACTGCAAGCACATCAACTCCCCTTTCTTGACAAGATGCAGGGTTTTCAGGGGGATTGATTTCAAGGGCCCAGAGTAGACAGGATAccccacagaaaaaaaactgtctggTGTGGGGGACCCAACAATCCTACTGATATGAAAGGAACTCATATTCGATCCAGACATCAGGGTAAAATGAAATATGGAAAATAGTATTTGACTCGCTCTGTCTTTCTGGTTGTAGTGAACCACATGCGGGTGGTACCAATGGACCCAGGCACTACATCTCTCCTGAATATCTTTGATGGGAATGAATGTGGCGCTCAAGGCTCGTGGCAGATTGGAGTCGAGCAGGATGTGACATTGACCAACGGCTGCGTGGCGCTGGGGATCCGCCTCCCACACACCGAGTACGAGCTCTTTCGCATGGAGCAGGACCCTCACAGTCGCTACCTGCTCTACAACGGCCAGCGGCCCAGCGACGGCTCCAGTCCTGACCGGCCTGACAAACGTGCCACTTCCTACCAGACTCCGCTGGTGCAGTGCTCAGCCAACAGCCAGAAGTCAGAGGTCAACCTTGGTCACCATACAAAACGGCAGCAAAAGTTGAATAACAGCTGTTGCCCAGCTCACCAAAGCTACTTGATGGAAACTGTGGTTCTTGTGGGATTAAACATGCTGATTATGCACTTCATTGGTTGAAAGAAAAACTCCAGAAGCTGAACTGATATTTCTGTACATCTTTGTACATATTGACACAAGGAGGACCAGAGAAACGTAAGAACGCACTCTGGCCATCTGGGAACAAGTTTACTTGACACACTTGGGCATTCTGCTCATTTTTCTGGTTTCTGGCCTACATCGAGGGTGGATTAAATGGAGATGGAGAAATGTGTGGGGAggcaaaatgtcttttttctgCCTCTGTACATTACAGACTGCAAAGAACTGAAACTGCTGCACCACAGTAACTGCACTTTAATAAAGCATGACTGGCAACTTGTATggttccaataaaaaaaaagtgtttgataACCCTTGTTATGTTATCAGCTTCATCAAAGAGGgtttcctgtttattttctcaAGCTTAGCTGTAGACATATATGCTAACAAAGAGATATTTTTCTATGGTATGATGCGTGTGAGTGTGCAAGTGCATTTGAAATGATAATATGAACCAATTCAGGGTTGTGTAGATTGAAAGGGAATGACAGTGTACCATATTGTCAGTGATGAACTCTTATAGGACGGTAAAGaattaacatttgtttttcattcgtGAAACAGGAAACTGTAAAGCTGTTACACGGTGTTCATGTTTAGTTTGGAGCAAAGCTGGAACAGGGAGGCAGAAGAGTGCCAGTTCTGATTTCCTGATGGTTCGTGATGTCTGCATGCATGCTGTAAGCTATCATTTTTGCTTACTGTATTGGGTTATGGCATGAAGAATATTCCAAGGAATTGCGGCTTCAGATGTCCCACCAAAAACTGACATTCTTCATTGCAGTTTGATCCAGAACTGGATCGGAAATGAAATGGCAATATTAATTTCCCTCACTGGTATGAACTGTGTTTGCTGAAAGAGCAAGCAGAGTAAAACATGATCCTTTTTGAGACAGAGAGGTTATGAGgcattatagattttttttttttttcccagatttttgtgttttgttttgatagAGTACTATATTGTTATTAAGCCTATGTAGATCCACAGCTGAACTACATGCATCATTACCTGTAAGTGCCTTAAAAAGACATTGTCCTAATAACTGGATTGTAAgaatagaaattaaatatttgaatGGGTTGTATGtaatgaattttattattattatttctctataaTCTGTGGTAATAACAAATGTGCCTATAGGTTGTTACTAGTAGccatatttcacttttttttattttttatatgattttatcaCAACATTGAGACAGAACCTCGACGTCCCAGTGTGACACGACTTTTACTTTTAGTCGTATGCTAATCACAGGTATTGCTAAGTGGCGTTGTGATGAGACAATATAGGGTTAAACTATGAAATATGGCTGCTAATTACTTTACAACCTAAAAAGACACAGCTTCAGTGTTGCAGAAATTTCTAGCACATATATACGCGGGTCCTTAAAGTTTTACAAAGGAGACTATGGAAGATAGCCATCTGAAATTCTTCTGGAAACTTAAACATGATggtttggatgtgtgtgtgcatgtatgtgtagaAGAGGAGGACATGGACAGATCAGACAAAACACAAAGGGGGGGGGAAAAACCCACAGCTGTAcaaatggagttttttttttcccactttatttatttctttaatgttgAATAGCATTGGACAGGACAGGAGAGGTGTAGACTCGAACTTCAGTCAACATTTGCCTCAAGTAGGGATAAATGCTTTGTATTGAGGgaaaataaagaacattaataatattaataatatgatataacagtaataaaagtCTGCATTGGTATCATTAGGGAcaggaaaaaagacaaatgtaCAAAAGGAGGCATCTTTGTTCCCAGCCCAACTGTTGACGTTCCCGTGGAAATGGAGAGGCAGCGAAGGGTAGAAACATCTGCCGTCTTTCTGAGGCTGCCGGGGATGAAAAGGGTCACaagatctgttttgttttgtattgatTGAGGttgcttttccttttcttaaaaaggattaaaattacatttacaagaCACCTAACATTCCATTGAACTTTTAATAaaacgagaaagagagagtgaggagtggTGGTGGTTGTAGTGGTGATGTGGGGGgacaaaaaaatttatattaacacCTTTATAATTTGGGTCTCTGAGATGTGTccggtcttttttttttttttctttgtgtgatGGTTTCATCACTCTCTCTTAAACCACTGCTGTGTTTTAAGCCTGTTTGCTCAGTTACCTTCTGTCCATTGCACAAAGAAAAGAACGGTGTGGgaataaaaagagacagagaggggaaaGAGCCTTACTTCTGCTCCTgctttttgttctctctttctctccctccatctctctctccctctctctctctctctcgtgttgGACTAACCGTATGTGAGGCTGAGGACGTTATGATGCCGCACAGATGTGTGTTTCTGCCGCTGGCCCAGCTACCAATGATATGGCAAAGTCAACAGAAAGACATTCTCCTTTCATCCAGGCCGTGTgagctctccctctctctttccctctctccctctctctctctctggaaccGGTTGATAGGCAGGCAGACACGTCAGACTCCCCTCCACTTGTCCATCTACAGGATGAACTTGCCGAGGAAGAATCCGATGAAGATGGCTGCTATGACGACCAGGAGTGATGGAAGGGAGCTGGTGGCCACCTCTCGGCCAATCAGAGAGCTGGAATTGGAGGCCGTGTGCTCGGGTCTCTGAGCTTTCCTCAGCCTCAATCCATCGTCCTGAGAAAGTAGGGAAAATGCAAGACATGATTCACACACACGTCACCAACAGtgatgtttttcacttgaaagTGTCAGCTGAAGACCTAGACATTTATCTCAATGCTAAAATTATGGTAACGTACCCAAAACCAACAAAAATATTAGAATGCATAAGGGTATACTGTCATACTCTACTAAACTATGCCAAATAGTAAGCCAAAAATATTATGTACAACACTCCTTAATATTCAtgacagtttgttttttttttaaattgcatagCATAACCAGTTTTCCTGCCATAATTCCACTGGCTTGTCTTTTTACTTGTCCATGCAACATGATAAGCAGCCATACTTGCAAAAGCATAAACACAAAGCCACTTCCTCATTGGTCAACGCAAGTTAAAATCCTATGCTGACTGTCACACGCCACAAATTCAAGCAGACAGTGGTCAAAACCTTTTTGACAATTTAAATCGTTGTGAACCTATAAACCACTCAGATTTCATACTGTTGTGAGTTCCAGTGGTCTCAAAGTGGTTGAAAATGAACTCCAATTCCAAGTTCTGTTGGATCATGTTTGGGCCATTTTTTGTTCATATAATTCAGTCAAACATTTTTAACTCCACCCCCTTGTGGCTGTGGTCTCCTGATATTACCTTAAGCTGCCTGTTCTCCTCCTGCAGCTTGCTAATTTCCGTCTGCAGTCGCTTGCACTCTTCCAGAACTTTCTTCATCTCCGTGTCCTCCAGGGCAACGCTTGCGGGTTTGGGTGCAGCCGGTCCTTCCACCTTGGAGGAGGCTAACACGGGGGCAGTCTTGTTCACAGCATCCACATCGTTCTGCGATCGCCATTAAAAGCACAGCATTAGACATGTATATAGACATTCAGATTGGCCTACGTGGTTGCAAACTTTCATTAATCTCAGCATTGTGTGCATGGAGATGATAGTCATGGAAGTAAGATTTGCTGTGTACTTAAGATGAGGGAAATAATGGAAACACATAGAATGGGGAAGGGAATGGCACAACAATCTGCTTAAATGACACTCATTACATTCACAGACCAAGCCAAGATACAACCTCATCTAGAGTCCCAAACCCACCACATCACAGAGGCAGGGAGGGAAATCTGTCGCTCACTCCATGGGAGCGGCACTGGCGCTAGTAAGTCCCAATTTGCGGCTTGACATGGTCCGCCGCCAGGGATAATGCTCATGATGACATCACACCGCTGAAAAGGGGCTAAGAATGCCTTTTGAATTGTGGTCAAAGTTTTGCTAGTTTGTTATGGAGATAATAACCACACTGTCAGCCATTGACACCtcgtacatttttatttatttatttattttttaaacagaatatcCCCTGTCTGGCAATGACacttttgtattgtatttgtacACCATCTCACCTTGACTGACTGATGTAAAACTTGACCTTTGACCTACCCCTGCTGCTTGCCTGCCTGTCTGACCCTCACACACGTGACCTCTCCTATTCTTGATCTCTGAACTGGGCGCAGTCCTGAAGCCCTGCAGCTCGCTCCTACCATTAAGGCTGCTGGGAGTTGGGGGAAAGGGGGGGCGGGCTCTCAGCGGGGTGAGGAACTCAGCCCAGGTTGAGGTGGGTGTGGCAGAGAGGTGAGGGGGCAGCCGTAGTGCCCTCTCAGTGCCAGGCTCAGCTGCACTGGGCACAGGCACGGGGGTTCCTACGCCAAACTGTAGGAGCTGGGACTGAAATGAAATACTGAAGAGCTTAGAGGAGAAAGtgttaagagaaaaaaaaaagtgtgtgtagtgtatctatagtgcgtttttttttttttttaaataatgaatactgAGAAGAAACTCGATCATGTAGGTGGCTGATGAGTCAAATTCAATGAGTACAAAAGCATAATAAGGGTCacctttccttccttttttttgcttccccttctatttctttcctttctttcctccacccctttatttctcttctctttgaTTTCCTgccctttccttttctttccatccttcttttttccttcctttactTCCACACCTTTCTACctatattttgttcttttcctttctgttcatttcttttcaatCCTTCCTTCGCTTTCTACTTCACCTGTCCTTCCTATTTTGCTTTCCTACACCCttttccatctttccatccATGTCCTCCCTTCTTTTGATCCCTTCTTTCCTTTTAGTCTTATATTCCCTTTCATTTCCTGTCCTCActgtcttttttattctttcttttccttccatcCCTTCCCATCATGTTTTACTGACTtttccttcctgttttctttccttgctCCCCTTTTCATTACTTCCTTTCAtttcttcctttcatttctGAGCTTTCCTTAATTTGTTCCCTTTCCCTCCAATTTTCCCCACTCTTCCTCTTTCCATCCTTTCTGTTCTTTCCATTCTTTTTATCCCTTCCTTTCATCTCTTCCTTCCCTTTTTTGGATTTGTGTCCTTCCGTCCTATTTTTCCCCTCCTCCTATTTCCTGTTTTGCTTTccctccttctttccttcctatttccttttttcttccccaATCGTTCCTTTCTTCCTTCGTTCTCTTTTCCCTTCTTCCTCTGccatttcttcattttccttCCTCTACGTTCCTCTTCCTCCATTCCCCTTTTTCTCCTACTCTACCGTTTCGTCCCTGTATCCATCTCTCCATTACTCGTATACTCACCATTTTATCGTTTTCAGAAGGCAGCTCAAACACACATCTCAGTTTGGAATCCATGAGCTCATCGGGTTTTGCGTCTTTCCACTGCAGGGTTGAAACACAGACATGCAATTCATCAGCCTCGACAAGCTAGCAGCTGGAACCTcatcccacacacatacacacgctatACAAGCAGTCACAGAAAAAGAGTAACACATCAGAGACACCACATGTTTACACACAGGCTTGTGCACAAGCGCACATGCCAGCACACCTAGTTTAAACCGTGGCCCCCAGACTAACAAGGAAGAAATACCACTGACTATGTGTTTTTGATTCAAGTCTGAGGTTAAACTGTAGCCAGGAAAATGTCTAACACGTTACTGTAGTGCAGGTGCAGTGAATGGCTGAATAAGACCCAGCACCCGCAATTCTATTAAATCAGTTAAACCACTGTGGTGTGGTTTTGATGCTTAGACTTTCTGTATAGTCCAGAGTGGAACTTTGGCTCAATATAAAATGTTAAGACAATTTACCTTTCAGTAATTCTTCAATAACAGATATTAAGGTATTAAACGGTATATTTTCCCATTGCACTCTGCCTGTGATGGGAGACCTTTTGCCCACAAATTTTACAGAGCTGCAAATAAATCCAccaaaatgttatttatgtttttaaacaaaccaaTAAATTTGAGTAAGCTTCTAAAATGAACAGCTCTGTTTGATCTGAACATTGCACTTTCATGCATTTTGTAACAGAAGGaaacagaaactccacataaTTTCTATCCACAACATGTCTCCAAGGATGAAACAATGCCAAAAATTCAATACGATATAATACAGTAGTGTCttgatgtgatgtgtgatatGATACGCgtcttaggtttttttttttttttttttccccagtaccATACCTGAAACGTAATAAATACTGGAGTTTTGTGCGATCCGTTCCAATTCTTAGTAGCATATAATTCTCTGTAGCTCAACCgtgtttttaaatcttgtttTCTCTACTATACTGAGTAAGGGCTCATATCTCACATAATACAAGCAGCATTTTATGCTGACTAGCCTACTGTATTAAGTAGTCTGTCAAATGTATTGTTTGATATGCAGCCGTATCGATTCGCGAGCCTTGTATAGACCGATAGGGCATATGGTTACACCCCTATACATTTCATGTGGCTGCTATACACTGTGTGATAACGGCTGTTTGAGTTTATTCCATGCCAAACCAGATGAGATGATGCCAATCAAATCTGGGTCAAATTCTGCGGCAGACCGTGTGAGATCAGATTACAAGACTCAGATCCTGTCACGATAGTCGTACAGTGCAACACTGACATTCACGTCCACATTCCGAAATGTCTGGCACTGCCAGAACTTGTTTGGTCGATTTGATTGTGAAGGCACTAAATCATATCAAGTGATCCGAGACCAAAGATGTTAACTCACGACCAAGGAATTCTTTTATGATTTGCAACAGTATTATCGTTACAAAA
The genomic region above belongs to Pangasianodon hypophthalmus isolate fPanHyp1 chromosome 21, fPanHyp1.pri, whole genome shotgun sequence and contains:
- the vapal gene encoding VAMP (vesicle-associated membrane protein)-associated protein A, like isoform X1, which produces MSKLEQVLILDPPTDLKFKGPFTDVVTANLKLTNPSDKRVCFKVKTTAPRRYCVRPNSGAIDPGASISISVMLQPFDYDPNEKSKHKFMVQTIFAPATITDTETMWKDAKPDELMDSKLRCVFELPSENDKMSQLLQFGVGTPVPVPSAAEPGTERALRLPPHLSATPTSTWAEFLTPLRARPPFPPTPSSLNGRSELQGFRTAPSSEIKNRRGHVCEGQTGRQAAGVGQRSSFTSVSQGEMVYKYNTKVSLPDRGYSV
- the vapal gene encoding VAMP (vesicle-associated membrane protein)-associated protein A, like isoform X2; its protein translation is MSKLEQVLILDPPTDLKFKGPFTDVVTANLKLTNPSDKRVCFKVKTTAPRRYCVRPNSGAIDPGASISISVMLQPFDYDPNEKSKHKFMVQTIFAPATITDTETMWKDAKPDELMDSKLRCVFELPSENDKMNDVDAVNKTAPVLASSKVEGPAAPKPASVALEDTEMKKVLEECKRLQTEISKLQEENRQLKDDGLRLRKAQRPEHTASNSSSLIGREVATSSLPSLLVVIAAIFIGFFLGKFIL